Sequence from the Thermocoleostomius sinensis A174 genome:
GATGCTTGGGACTTTGGCAAAGGGGCCGGATTCTATGTGGATGCAACGGAATCTCCCTGGAATCAGCACTATCACATGTACAGCTATGTAGTAGACGAACTGCCCACCCTGATTCACGCTAATTTTCCCGTGCAGCCCGATCGCACTGGAATTTTTGGGCACTCGATGGGTGGCCATGGAGCACTGATCTGTGGACTCAAGCATCCCGATCGCTATCGTTCAATCTCCGCCTTTGCACCAATCTCCGCCCCTAGCCAATGCCAATGGGGACAAAAAGCCTTCTCTGGCTATCTAGGAACCGATCGAGCCGCTTGGCAAGATTATGATGCCACTGAATTAATCAAGCGTGGAGCACGAATCGAGCGAGCGATTTTGATTGATCAGGGGACCGAGGACACTTTTCTGGCGCAACAGCAACTCTTACCAGAAGTGTTTGCCGCCGCCTGCGAGCAGGCAGGTCAGCCCGTCACCTTGCGAATGCAGCCAGGCTATGATCACAGCTACTACTTTATTGCCACCTTCATAGGCGATCACATTCAACATCATGCCGCCGCGTTGACCTAACCCAACGGGCGTGAAGGGGGGTTCCCAGGATTTCTGCTTGTGCCCCTTTCTCTCACTCCGCCTTCCCCGTACAATAGCGTTGATTATTCTCTCTAACCGTGTCTGGCTGGAATCACCATGACTCGAACCTACCACGCTCGCATTTACATCACGCTCCGCCCTTCTGTCCTTGACCCAGCCGGAACCGCTGTGCAATCCGGGTTACAACATTTGGGCTATGACAACGTCGAGCAAGTGCGCATCGGTAAATATGTAGAACTGATGTTGCGAGCAGACGATGAAGCCACCGCACAAAGCCAACTCGATCGCATTTGTGATCAGCTTTTAGCCAATCCCGTAATTGAAAATTATCGATTTGAACTAACCGAAGTAGAAGCGGTTGTGTAATTTAGCAAAATTATTATGAGATTTTCTGTAGAATTTGATTGTGAACACTACAGATACTCAACTGTTCCGACTCCTGACTCCCGACTTCCGACTCCCCACCCCCTATCCCCCATGCCCCTCGCTCCCACCCAATCACTTCAGCTAGAGTATGTACGTCAACAGTTCCCGGCTCTACTAGGGGACTGGATTTTCTTTGACAATGCAGGCGGCTCGCAAATCCTCAAGCCAGTTGTCGATCGCATCAGCGAATATTTGCTGACATCGAATGTGCAACTAGGAGCCAGCTATGCTATTTCGCAATTAGCCGGAGAGCGAGTTTTGTGTGCCCGAGAAGCGGTTGCCACGCTGCTCAACGCCGCCAGTTCGACTGAAGTTGTCATGGGCGGTTCCACCTCATTGCTGCTACGAATTCTATCGCTGTGTTTGGTACAGAACTGGACAGTAGGCGATGAAGTGATTGTCACCAATACCGATCATGAAGCGAATGTCAGCCCTTGGATGGACTTGAAGCAGCAGGGCATTGTTGTAAAAACCTGGCGACTTAATCCTGATACTCTAGAACTTCAGCTAGATGATTTAGAAGCCTTGATGACACCCCGCACCCGCTTGGTCGCTGTCACTCACGCTTCGAACATTCTTGGCACAATTAATCCTATTCGCCAGATTGCCGATCGCGTTCACACCTACGGAGCCATGCTCTGTGTGGATGGCGTTGGCTATGCGGCCCATCGCTTGGTGGATGTGCAGGCGTTGGACGTAGACTTCTATGCCTTCAGCTTTTACAAAACCTATGGCCCGCATTATGCCGTGCTGTATGGTAAGCAAGCGCATCTGTTGTCGTTGCCAAGCATTAATCATTACTTTATTGAACAAACCGACATTCCTTATAAGTTTCAACCTGGTAATGTCAATTATGAATTGAGCTATGGAGTGCTGGGGCTGTGCGATTATCTCAGCCATCTGGCGACGTTGCATGACCCAACGGCGATCGAACAATCTCCACGACAGCGCATGGTGCAAGCCTTTGATCTGATCCGGTCTCATGAAGCCATCCTGGGCGATCGGTTGCTGTGCTATCTCAACAGCCAGCCCAATGTCCGTATCATCGGTCATCCCCGCGCGAATCCAGACGATCGAGTCCCCACGATTTCGTTTGTGGTAGATGGCATCGATAGCGCCACGATTCCGCCACAGCTTGACCCGCACCGCATCGCCATCCGCTATGGTGATTTTTACGCTAAACGTCTGATCGAAGAGTTGGGATTGACTGCGCAACATGGTGTGGTGCGCGTTAGTATGGTGCATTACAACACCCTTGCCGAAGTCGATCGCCTTATCGAGTGCTTCGATCGAGTATTTTGATTTCGCTGAAGTTTAGCGCCAGAGCCGCTAAACTTCAGCGAGTGCGCGCTCGCTTTTTCTGGCGCTTACGTTGAAGTAGCCAAATACTGACCCCGATGGCGAATGCAATTAAAACGATCGTAGACACTGGCCCGAAAAACTGCTCCACCAATTGATAGTTCTCTCCTAACACATAGCCAGCATAGGTGAGAAACGTCACCCACAGCAGCGTGCCAGCGAAAGAGAACACTAAGAAAGGGAGCATTCCCATTTCTTCAAACCCAGCGGGAATGGAAATATAGGTACGGATACCTGGAACGAAGCGACCAAAGAAGACCACTAGGCTCCCGTGGCGATCGAACCAGCGTTTTGACCGATCAATGTCTTCTCCAGTCAGACTAAGCCATTTGCCATGTTTATCGACCCAACGGCTCATGCGTTTCTCTCCAACCCATCTGCCTAACCCGTACCACAGCAAGGTGCCCAATATCGTTCCGCAAGTTCCGGCTAAAACCGTCAAAGGAAAGCTCAAATTACCTTGTTGCACTGTAAATCCGGCAAGTGGCATAATCAATTCTTCAGGAACGAACGGAACAAAGTTTTCCAAAAGCATTAAGCACAGAATGCCTACGTAGCCCAGAGAAGAAATAACTGTTGTCAACCAATCGAGCATAGAGTTTGAGTTTGCAGAAGAATTGCAGTCCCATCATTGTTTTGTATTTCTCTAGCCGTTGGCATCTCACTAATTATGTATCTTTACGTGTATTTTTCAAGGTGTTTAGGTAGAGAGGGTAGTCATTCGGCGGGCGGTATAGCTTATATCGTAAGGTGCTGAGGGTATCAAGATACACTTGACCCGTCTAACACCTTCCTTAAGTAGATGAAGATACCTTAAAAAGTTTCTATTTCTTTCATCAGGGTAGATGCGAGTAATCGCTTCTGCTTCTATGGTTTTAAGATGGTGCGAACAGTTGCGATTGTGCTTAGGTTCAGATTTCATCGTCATGACCATGCTCACCTATCCAAGCTTTATGGCTGGACACGCGCTACAGCAATTGTGATGATGAATTGGCAGTGACCTACGGCGGGCTATCCATGAGCGCATCAGTAAGTGACCAACAGATAAAGATACGGATAGAGATACAGAATCTCTGGAGATCTATAGAGATCTATGGAAGAGATCTATAGATCTGAACTATAGACGGGTGCACATGAAAAGGGCGCATTTTCCATCACTCAAACAGGCAGATCAATTGTTTCAATTGTTTGAGATGGTAATGAGGTAGAAATACCCTGCAAACGTCTCTGGAGGAAAAGCAACGATGGTTTTATATATTAGTGAAGCGCTGAGGCGAAGCACTCCTTATCGAGCCGCTTCTGCGATCGAAGAACACCGACGGGTGATTGGGATTTCTCTAATTGCGGGTTCGATTGGGTTTTGGTGTATGCAATTGGGAACAGAAAAACAAACCTACACCGTGACTTTGCCACCGAATTCTTTTAGTACAGGAGAAACGCATACCGCCGAAAAGTACATTGATTTTCCCAAGGAAGACTTCAAGATGGGAACTGTAGTCGAGCCTATCCATACGATCGAAACTAGCCGGGGCGATCGGCTTGCTTTTCGTCCTACGCAATACCCCCTGACAGTTGACACAAAGCTAGCGGGTTTTTTACTGCGACAATCACAAATTTTAGTAAATGTCGTTGAAGTGTGGATTAACGGCGAGAAGCAAGGCTACTTTGATTTCTATCAAGATCGGTTTGTGACATCAAATACGGAAAACGCTAAGCAACAGACGATCGCCGATTTAAGATTTGAGCGTTGAAGCGAATGCGAATTTCTTAGACAAACCTGTGGTGCATCACCAAACTATATTTTATAAGCAAAAATTTGATTAAAAGATGCGTTATAGAATCAATTGACGAGCAATTTCTAGAAACCGTTCAACAATTGGAGAAACATCCGATCGTCGCCAAGCAATAGCAATTTCAGCTTTCGGTGTAGGCTCCTGTAGCGGTTTATAAATTACGCCTGTACGCTGCAAATTTTGTAGAGAAATTGGAACAATCGCTACCCCAATTTCAGCCGCCACTAAACTCACAATCGTCTGCATTTGAATGGCTTCCTGCACCACATTCGGACTAAAGCCAACCTGTTGACACAAACTAATGATTTGATCGTACAGTCCGGGAGCCAGCGGTCGAGGAAACAGCACAAAGGCTTCGTGAGCAAGCTGTTGGAGTGAGACATGATGCTGACATGCTAGCGGGTGCTGTTCTGGTAAAGCCACCACTAGTGATTCCTGCAAAATAGTGAATGCGGCAAAGGTTGGATCGTCCACTGGCGGACGGATCAATCCCACATCCAAGCGCCGATCGTGCAACCAGTGCAATTGTTGATCGGTCGTGAGTTCATGCAATTCCAAACTGACTTTGGGAATCTGCATCCGAAACGATCGCAACAGTGTTGGCAAGACATTGTATGCAGCAGAACTGACAAAGCCAATCACCAACTGCCCCAACTCGCCTCGACTTACCTGTCGCCCCATTTCAATTGCCTGATCAAGTTGCCGAAACAGCCGTTGACACTCTTGCAGGAAAACCTGCCCGGCTTCCGTGAGTTCGACCGATCGCTTCGTACGATAAAACAATTGAAATCCTAGTTCAGCTTCTAATTGCCGAATTTGCTGGCTCAGTGGTGGCTGGGCAATGTGCAACCGTTCGGCAGCGCGTCCAAAATGCAGTTCCTCTGCTACTGCCATAAAGTATCGTAAATGTCGCAAGTCAATCATGAAGTTGTACGAAGATCTGGCACAACAGTACAGCAATTCTTTCTCAGCGATTGAGAAGTCCTCCTCAAGGTAGAGCAGGAGACATGCATGGTTTGATCATGCCTCCTGAGATTGCTTTCTAAATAACTATCGCACTAACTTTAACTACCGCACCAGCACGGTCATGTACTTGCCTGTGGCAAACGGAGCCGGAACGATCGGCGTAAACTGCACTCGGTCGGTGGCAATCTTGCGCACATAGAACTCATTGATCTGATGTATCACTTGGTCGCGTGTTCCGATAATCCAAATCTGTACCCGATCGCTTTCCTGAACGCGCAACTCAGTATTCCATTCTCCAGTCATTGTTTTGTTCCTTGCTGATGTTTTCTATTGGGTTAAGAACGGCCCAAGGCATGGGTGTCACCCAACCATGCATCAGCAAGGTGTGCCGATCGCAGACACCTGGTCTACAATCAACACAGCCTAGCCTCCTGTTGTCGTCAGGAAGTTAGGTTAGCTGGTTAGGGTTGTTGGACGCTTCCCTAATCAGCGCCAGTACCTTGAGCCGTTCAGCCGTTCCTCTCGTCCTGCGAAAGAACCAGCATCGCCATAGCATAAACCAACTCGATCGGGTTGCACAAGCGTATCGAGCCTTTTTTTGTCAGCAATTTTTGATGATGAGGCAGGAGAGGGCGATCGAGTTTCACGCATCGAGGGGACTGCGAACACCCCTGCCACCGCGATTGAGCACATGGGTATAAATCATCGTCGTCTTCACATCTTTGTGCCCAGCAACTCTTGCCCCGTGCGGATGTCGTAGCCGTCTTCCAGTAAGTGGGTGGCAAAACTATGGCAAAAGGTATGGCACCCAACTCGCTTCGCAATGCCCGCTACACGAACCGCTTGCTTTAGCGTTTTCTGTACCCCACTTTCATGCAGATATGGAAGAGACTGTACCTGCGAATCCAGCCAACATAACTTTGCTCGGTTCGATAGGAATAATGTTTCAGACGAATCGTATCGCAAACTTGGTCAAGCAGTTTTCTGGATCGGGATGCCATCGCGAGGCGGGTAGATGACAGTAGCACTTGTGTGCTAAATGCTACATCTCTTGCCTGCCTACTGACCATGAAGATTTGCTGAAGCGATCGGCATATCCCCTTCAATGGGCGTATTATGCAGAACAAGATCCAGATAAACACCTCTATCAGGGTAATTATCACCATCCCATTCGGCATAACCTCTGAGTTCGAGTAAGTAGCTCGATAGAGTTCTGTATAACATTCCGATTTGGGCAGTTATGCGGATGAGATTCGGTATAACTACCCCCAGAGGAGGTGATATGCAACTTTGATTCTGGTTAACTACCTTGCTACAGGGTGTTAGGCGGAATTTAGGCAGGGGAATCAGCATAAACAGTAGTTAGGCGGCTCAAGGTTATCTGTGGGGGCGCAGCCGAAAGACCATGAGTGTGACACTTAAATCACAATCAGCAAGTGCCTGGTATGGGTCATGTTTTCAAACCAAGTACAATACCAACTGTTGACGAGTATGTGTCCGGTTTATCTGCGCTCGGTTCTCGTATCAATGAATTACAGCTTCGTTTACTACAAGAGCAGTATTACGCCCCAAATCGCACTGTTACAGCGACCCAACTTGCAGAGCTAATAGGCATTGAGAGCGGACGTGGCATGGTCAATCTGCTATACGGTCGGCTAGGACGGTTATTCTGCGAAGCAACAGGATTTGAGCCAAGTCAGCGAGAAATTGGTACACATCGATGGTGGTCTGTCTGGTCGAGCGGATACGAAGAGCGTAATCCCTATCGATTTTTCTGGGAAATGCATCCAGAAGTTGCAGAAGCTCTCGAAGCTTTGGGTTGGGTTACGCCTGAACGTTCTTCATCGGTCACGTTTCCTGATGAAGTTGATGAGACTACAGTTTTCCGCGAAGGCGCAGTCTGCAAAGTTTCAGTTAATGCTTATGAACGCAGCCCTCAAGCTCGTCAAAGATGCATAGCTTACTATGGAACAAGTTGTTTCGCTTGTGGCTTCAATTTCGGTCAGGTTTTTGGAGAATTAGGCGAAGGTTTTATTCACGTACACCATCTCTGTCCCATTTCTGAGATTGCCGAAGAGTACGAGGTTGATCCTGTCAAAGATTTACGTCCCGTGTGTCCTAACTGTCATGCCATGATTCATCGCCGCTCTCCTCCGTTGAGCATTGAGGAGCTTCAAATTTTGTTGAGCAGTTCTAAAGTTCAACCGCCTCCTAACAATTCGGGTGCAGCGGATTGACCGAAGCCGCTTGGGTGAGTTGCAAAGTTCTCGGCAACCGCTGACCAGAACCGTTAACCCTCAACTTCTTCATGGAAACATAGTTAGAATGTACTCGGTATACTGGTCTTGATGAGACGAGCATTGTAATGATCGGTTATCAAAATCTTTTGTTTGCTTATGCTTCTGGAGAAAAAATGAAAACTGCTCAAAATTATGACGATAATGCTAAAGAAGCCAAAAGAATTAAGGAAGAGGCTAAAAGACTAAAGTTTTTCGGATATTCTTTTTCCGCAATAGCTTTCCTGATATTTGCGTATATACTTCTATTCTCAGTTGAGAAAGAGCTTAAGCAACAGGCAATTTACTGGTTTGGATTGTCTTTCATAGCAGCAATTATTCCAAATGTTAAGCAGTTCAAAATTAAGGATATTGAAGTTCAATTACAGGAGATATCGGAAAAAGTAGAAGATAACAAGAAACTAATAGAGCAAAGGACTGAAGAATTAAAAGAAAGCTTATTCTTAAGCCTTGAATCAGTAAGAGAGCAAGAACAGTCTTTGTTAGAAGAGTATAAATTAAAAAGAGCGGCTGTAAATCAAAGCTACGCAGAGAAGCTAAAAAAGGTTACTCCAGAAGAGAGATTAAAAGGACAGAAAAAATATACTCGTCTTCATTTAGCTAAAATAGACATAGATATAGCTGATTTGAAGAAAATGCTTCAGGAAGTTAAGTTTTATCGAGGTGTAGTAGATGAAGTGTTCGATGAGCAGCTAGCACGATCAATTAGTGATTTTCAGGAGGTATATAAGATAACGCCAGTTCATGGAATTGCCGGACCTCAAACTTTAAGTAAGCTTAGTGAAGTAAGAAAGCAGAATTAAGTGAATCAGTTAAGGTACATATGTTAGTATGTTTTCAGCAATCAGCTTGATAGGCATATGAAAATTAGGGCGATTATTCATCCAGCGGAAGAAGGTGGTTATTGGGCAGAGGTTCCTGCACTTCCCGGTTGTGTCACTGAGGGAGACACGATGGAGGAGGTAGTGGCAAATTTGAAGGATGCTATTGAAGGGTGGCTTGATGTTGCCAATAGTCGTAATGCAATTGAGTCAACCGATCAAGTTATCGAAATTGCTGTATGAAATCTATTTCTGGCAAGCGATTGTGTAAGATTGTGGAGCAAAAAGGTTGGGTTTTACGAAGAATTACTGGCAGTCATCACATTTACGAAAATCCTGAAGTAGAGCAAATCCTATCAATTCCTGTTCATCGCAATCAAGATCTGAAGCTT
This genomic interval carries:
- the fghA gene encoding S-formylglutathione hydrolase gives rise to the protein MSDALTVINQYACFNGTVGFYRHASQVCNCEMRFAVFVPPQAKQASVPVLYYLSGLTCTEENFTTKAGAQRYAAEYGLMLVAPDTSPRGEDVPDAEDAWDFGKGAGFYVDATESPWNQHYHMYSYVVDELPTLIHANFPVQPDRTGIFGHSMGGHGALICGLKHPDRYRSISAFAPISAPSQCQWGQKAFSGYLGTDRAAWQDYDATELIKRGARIERAILIDQGTEDTFLAQQQLLPEVFAAACEQAGQPVTLRMQPGYDHSYYFIATFIGDHIQHHAAALT
- a CDS encoding phage integrase N-terminal SAM-like domain-containing protein, which encodes MPNGMVIITLIEVFIWILFCIIRPLKGICRSLQQIFMVSRQARDVAFSTQVLLSSTRLAMASRSRKLLDQVCDTIRLKHYSYRTEQSYVGWIRRYSLFHICMKVGYRKR
- a CDS encoding type II toxin-antitoxin system HicA family toxin encodes the protein MKSISGKRLCKIVEQKGWVLRRITGSHHIYENPEVEQILSIPVHRNQDLKLGTLRALMRIAQLSENDLL
- a CDS encoding peptidoglycan-binding domain-containing protein, with protein sequence MIGYQNLLFAYASGEKMKTAQNYDDNAKEAKRIKEEAKRLKFFGYSFSAIAFLIFAYILLFSVEKELKQQAIYWFGLSFIAAIIPNVKQFKIKDIEVQLQEISEKVEDNKKLIEQRTEELKESLFLSLESVREQEQSLLEEYKLKRAAVNQSYAEKLKKVTPEERLKGQKKYTRLHLAKIDIDIADLKKMLQEVKFYRGVVDEVFDEQLARSISDFQEVYKITPVHGIAGPQTLSKLSEVRKQN
- a CDS encoding HNH endonuclease, yielding MGHVFKPSTIPTVDEYVSGLSALGSRINELQLRLLQEQYYAPNRTVTATQLAELIGIESGRGMVNLLYGRLGRLFCEATGFEPSQREIGTHRWWSVWSSGYEERNPYRFFWEMHPEVAEALEALGWVTPERSSSVTFPDEVDETTVFREGAVCKVSVNAYERSPQARQRCIAYYGTSCFACGFNFGQVFGELGEGFIHVHHLCPISEIAEEYEVDPVKDLRPVCPNCHAMIHRRSPPLSIEELQILLSSSKVQPPPNNSGAAD
- a CDS encoding DedA family protein — translated: MLLENFVPFVPEELIMPLAGFTVQQGNLSFPLTVLAGTCGTILGTLLWYGLGRWVGEKRMSRWVDKHGKWLSLTGEDIDRSKRWFDRHGSLVVFFGRFVPGIRTYISIPAGFEEMGMLPFLVFSFAGTLLWVTFLTYAGYVLGENYQLVEQFFGPVSTIVLIAFAIGVSIWLLQRKRQKKRARTR
- a CDS encoding cysteine desulfurase-like protein — its product is MPLAPTQSLQLEYVRQQFPALLGDWIFFDNAGGSQILKPVVDRISEYLLTSNVQLGASYAISQLAGERVLCAREAVATLLNAASSTEVVMGGSTSLLLRILSLCLVQNWTVGDEVIVTNTDHEANVSPWMDLKQQGIVVKTWRLNPDTLELQLDDLEALMTPRTRLVAVTHASNILGTINPIRQIADRVHTYGAMLCVDGVGYAAHRLVDVQALDVDFYAFSFYKTYGPHYAVLYGKQAHLLSLPSINHYFIEQTDIPYKFQPGNVNYELSYGVLGLCDYLSHLATLHDPTAIEQSPRQRMVQAFDLIRSHEAILGDRLLCYLNSQPNVRIIGHPRANPDDRVPTISFVVDGIDSATIPPQLDPHRIAIRYGDFYAKRLIEELGLTAQHGVVRVSMVHYNTLAEVDRLIECFDRVF
- a CDS encoding type II toxin-antitoxin system HicB family antitoxin, coding for MKIRAIIHPAEEGGYWAEVPALPGCVTEGDTMEEVVANLKDAIEGWLDVANSRNAIESTDQVIEIAV
- the purS gene encoding phosphoribosylformylglycinamidine synthase subunit PurS; translation: MTRTYHARIYITLRPSVLDPAGTAVQSGLQHLGYDNVEQVRIGKYVELMLRADDEATAQSQLDRICDQLLANPVIENYRFELTEVEAVV
- a CDS encoding LysR family transcriptional regulator, with product MDLRHLRYFMAVAEELHFGRAAERLHIAQPPLSQQIRQLEAELGFQLFYRTKRSVELTEAGQVFLQECQRLFRQLDQAIEMGRQVSRGELGQLVIGFVSSAAYNVLPTLLRSFRMQIPKVSLELHELTTDQQLHWLHDRRLDVGLIRPPVDDPTFAAFTILQESLVVALPEQHPLACQHHVSLQQLAHEAFVLFPRPLAPGLYDQIISLCQQVGFSPNVVQEAIQMQTIVSLVAAEIGVAIVPISLQNLQRTGVIYKPLQEPTPKAEIAIAWRRSDVSPIVERFLEIARQLIL